One part of the Oharaeibacter diazotrophicus genome encodes these proteins:
- a CDS encoding methyl-accepting chemotaxis protein codes for MKNLSARLVLQIAVTVLGIGIVALLGLGARDQWYRLRAADDLAALTRAQASLFVGAQNLRLDRGQTRRALKADAGSERTEPARTYRAKAMAALAETDDNLRAIDFPDRATLLPAYDAAAAKFRAVIPEADAAQARPKAERPADIAERWNTVVNDLVDAMGRISGAINVEARLSDPIVDALFQVKQSAWTARIAAGDATSLVSDGTAGIALPADAIARFNRAVGTALASLAGARDTVAGIDVDAGLAAAFAAAERGYTGPAFQDRQAAQLQAILAGTPLPLDKPAWDAAYAEALTSIAAVADAAMAMAGRHAETSRADATTGFALQLALLVAGTLFTLGALAVILHKVTRPLAVIRDRMTRLAAGDLDVDAPFTDRNDEIGALGRTMAAFRDGMRETEALRRRQAEQEVAVAAQRRADMLALADQLDRSLGSALAAVTRSAADLEGAAGTLFGSAAETSTRSTAVAAASEQASANVASVASATEELSASVREIARQVEHSAGIATDAVREAEQTNAKVRDLAEAAGRIGSIAGLIDEIAGRTNLLALNATIEAARAGEAGKGFAVVASEVKSLANQTAKATAEITAQIGAIQAASTEMAEAIGGIGRTIATMSGISATILTGVEDQGAATMEIARNIGEASQGTAEVSSTIAGVNATAADSHAAASRVLAAATELSRQADVLGRDVAGFLAGVRAA; via the coding sequence ATGAAGAACCTCAGTGCCCGCCTCGTCCTCCAGATCGCCGTCACCGTCCTCGGCATCGGCATCGTCGCCCTGCTCGGGCTCGGCGCCCGGGACCAATGGTACCGCCTGCGGGCGGCCGACGACCTCGCCGCGCTGACGAGGGCCCAGGCCTCCCTGTTCGTCGGCGCCCAGAACCTGCGCCTCGATCGCGGCCAGACCCGGCGCGCCCTGAAGGCGGACGCCGGCAGCGAGCGGACCGAACCGGCGCGGACCTACCGCGCCAAGGCCATGGCCGCCCTCGCCGAGACCGACGACAATCTCCGCGCGATCGACTTCCCCGACCGGGCGACGCTGCTGCCGGCCTACGACGCCGCGGCGGCGAAGTTCCGCGCCGTGATCCCCGAGGCCGACGCGGCCCAGGCCCGTCCCAAGGCGGAGCGCCCGGCCGACATCGCCGAGCGTTGGAACACGGTGGTCAACGACCTCGTCGACGCGATGGGGCGGATCTCGGGCGCGATCAACGTCGAGGCCCGGCTGTCGGACCCGATCGTCGACGCGCTGTTCCAGGTCAAGCAGTCGGCGTGGACGGCCCGCATCGCCGCCGGCGACGCCACCAGCCTCGTGTCGGACGGCACCGCCGGCATCGCCCTGCCGGCCGACGCGATCGCCCGGTTCAACCGCGCGGTCGGCACCGCGCTTGCCTCGCTCGCCGGAGCCCGCGACACCGTCGCCGGTATCGACGTCGATGCGGGCCTCGCCGCCGCCTTCGCCGCCGCCGAGCGGGGATACACCGGTCCCGCGTTCCAGGACCGGCAGGCGGCGCAGCTGCAGGCCATCCTCGCCGGGACGCCGCTGCCGCTCGACAAGCCCGCCTGGGACGCCGCCTATGCCGAGGCCCTGACCTCGATCGCGGCCGTCGCCGACGCCGCCATGGCCATGGCCGGCCGCCATGCCGAGACCTCGCGGGCGGACGCCACCACCGGGTTCGCACTGCAGCTGGCGCTGCTCGTCGCAGGGACCCTGTTCACCCTCGGTGCCCTCGCCGTCATCCTCCACAAGGTGACGCGCCCGCTCGCGGTGATCCGCGACCGCATGACCCGGCTCGCCGCCGGCGATCTCGACGTCGACGCGCCGTTCACCGACCGCAACGACGAGATCGGCGCGCTCGGCCGGACCATGGCCGCGTTCCGCGACGGCATGCGCGAGACCGAGGCGCTGCGGCGCCGGCAGGCCGAGCAGGAGGTCGCCGTCGCCGCGCAGCGGCGCGCCGACATGCTCGCCCTCGCTGACCAGCTCGACCGGTCGCTCGGCTCGGCGCTCGCCGCGGTGACGCGTTCCGCCGCCGACCTCGAGGGCGCCGCCGGCACCTTGTTCGGCAGCGCCGCCGAGACCTCGACCCGCTCGACCGCGGTGGCGGCCGCCTCCGAGCAGGCGTCGGCCAACGTCGCCTCGGTCGCCTCGGCGACCGAGGAGCTCAGCGCGTCGGTCCGCGAGATCGCCCGTCAGGTCGAGCATTCCGCCGGCATCGCCACCGACGCCGTACGGGAGGCCGAGCAGACCAACGCCAAGGTGCGCGACCTCGCCGAGGCCGCCGGCCGGATCGGCTCCATCGCCGGCCTGATCGACGAGATCGCCGGGCGCACCAACCTGCTCGCCCTCAACGCGACGATCGAGGCGGCCCGCGCCGGCGAGGCCGGCAAGGGCTTCGCGGTGGTCGCCTCCGAGGTGAAGAGCCTCGCCAACCAGACCGCCAAGGCCACCGCCGAGATCACCGCGCAGATCGGCGCCATCCAGGCCGCCTCGACCGAGATGGCCGAGGCGATCGGGGGGATCGGCCGGACGATCGCGACCATGAGCGGCATCTCCGCCACCATCCTCACCGGCGTCGAGGACCAGGGTGCGGCGACGATGGAGATCGCGCGCAACATCGGCGAGGCGTCGCAGGGCACCGCCGAGGTGTCGTCGACCATCGCCGGCGTCAACGCCACGGCGGCCGATTCCCACGCCGCGGCCTCGCGGGTGCTGGCGGCCGCCACCGAGCTGTCGCGGCAGGCCGACGTGCTCGGCCGCGACGTCGCCGGCTTCCTCGCCGGCGTCCGCGCCGCCTGA
- the rirA gene encoding iron-responsive transcriptional regulator RirA encodes MRLTQQTNYSVRLLLYCAANAGVPSRVADIAASFDMSETHLFKILKVLVDAELVKTVRGRNGGVMLARPAEEITIGEVVRAAEESFALADCFDDGGHDCPLVQSCEYNRILREALGAFFVVLDRYTIADVARDRPDLRFLLGIEDALRPPTLAAS; translated from the coding sequence ATGCGCCTGACCCAGCAGACCAACTACTCCGTCCGTCTCCTGCTCTACTGCGCCGCCAACGCCGGCGTGCCGAGCCGGGTGGCCGACATCGCCGCGAGCTTCGACATGTCGGAGACGCACCTCTTCAAGATCCTGAAGGTGCTGGTCGACGCCGAGCTGGTGAAGACCGTCCGCGGCCGCAACGGCGGCGTGATGCTGGCGCGGCCGGCCGAGGAGATCACCATCGGCGAGGTCGTCCGGGCGGCCGAGGAGAGCTTCGCGCTCGCCGACTGTTTCGACGACGGCGGCCACGACTGCCCGCTGGTGCAGAGCTGCGAGTACAACCGCATCCTGCGCGAGGCGCTCGGCGCCTTCTTCGTGGTGCTCGACCGCTACACCATCGCCGACGTCGCCCGCGACCGCCCGGACCTGCGCTTCCTGCTCGGGATCGAGGACGCCCTGCGGCCGCCGACGCTCGCCGCGTCCTGA